A region of Pseudarthrobacter sp. NIBRBAC000502770 DNA encodes the following proteins:
- a CDS encoding pyridoxal phosphate-dependent aminotransferase, whose amino-acid sequence MRAMQHSSKLRNVRYELRGPIHEAAKNMEAEGHRILKMNLGDTAPFGLEAPESVVVDMIHHLRGAQGYSDSKGIFTARTAISQYYQTRGLMNIGVEDIVIGNGVSELISMCLQAFMENGDEILVPAPDYPLWTAAVTLTGGKAVHYICDEAENWWPDLADVEAKITSRTKGIVIINPNNPTGAVYPRHILEQFAGLARKHNLVLFSDEIYEKVLYGDATHIHTAAVAEDVCCLTFSGLSKAYRMPGYRAGWVAITGPLAATAAYREALELLASLRLCANVPAQHAIQTCLGGYQSIDALVKPGGRLREQRDLAHKLLTAIPGVTCVPASGAMYLFPRLDPDLYPIESDEKFVLDLLRDQKILVSHGSAFNWPAPDHFRFVILPSVLDIEEAVRRISTFLAAYRGGAAA is encoded by the coding sequence ATGCGCGCCATGCAACACTCCAGCAAACTCCGGAATGTCCGCTATGAACTTCGCGGCCCCATCCATGAGGCGGCGAAGAACATGGAGGCCGAGGGGCACCGGATCCTCAAGATGAACCTCGGTGACACCGCGCCTTTCGGGCTGGAAGCGCCGGAGTCCGTGGTGGTGGACATGATCCACCACCTGCGCGGCGCCCAGGGGTACAGCGATTCGAAGGGCATCTTCACGGCGCGGACAGCCATTTCGCAGTACTACCAGACCCGGGGCCTCATGAACATCGGGGTCGAGGACATCGTCATCGGCAACGGCGTCAGCGAATTGATCTCCATGTGCCTCCAGGCGTTCATGGAGAACGGCGACGAAATCCTGGTCCCCGCGCCGGACTACCCCCTGTGGACCGCCGCCGTGACCCTGACCGGCGGCAAGGCCGTGCACTACATCTGCGACGAGGCCGAGAACTGGTGGCCGGACCTGGCCGACGTCGAAGCAAAGATCACCAGCCGCACCAAGGGCATTGTGATCATCAATCCGAACAACCCCACCGGCGCCGTCTACCCCCGGCACATCCTGGAACAGTTCGCCGGCCTGGCCCGGAAGCACAACCTGGTCCTGTTCTCCGACGAGATCTACGAGAAAGTGCTCTATGGCGACGCCACGCACATCCACACCGCTGCCGTGGCCGAGGACGTCTGCTGCCTGACCTTCAGTGGCCTGTCCAAGGCCTACAGGATGCCCGGCTACCGTGCCGGCTGGGTGGCCATCACCGGTCCACTGGCCGCCACCGCCGCCTACCGTGAAGCCCTGGAACTGCTGGCGTCGCTGCGCCTGTGCGCCAACGTTCCCGCGCAGCACGCCATCCAGACCTGCCTGGGCGGGTACCAGAGCATCGACGCGCTGGTGAAGCCTGGCGGCCGGCTGCGCGAACAGCGGGACCTGGCCCACAAGCTCCTCACTGCCATTCCCGGCGTGACGTGCGTCCCGGCGTCGGGCGCCATGTACCTGTTCCCGCGCCTGGACCCGGACCTGTACCCGATCGAGAGCGACGAGAAGTTTGTCCTGGACCTGCTCCGGGACCAAAAAATCCTGGTCTCCCACGGGTCGGCCTTCAACTGGCCGGCGCCGGACCACTTCCGCTTCGTCATCCTCCCCTCGGTGCTGGACATCGAGGAAGCCGTCCGGAGGATTTCCACGTTCCTGGCGGCCTACCGCGGCGGGGCGGCAGCCTGA
- a CDS encoding DUF1932 domain-containing protein, producing the protein MPDRPVGTAGPAVAVLGLGEAGSIYAQDLAGRGLRVTGTDPVVQAVPPGVLQAPGISEAVAGAGLVISLVGAGAAETVLAEALAAIDPEAVFADLNTAAPGQKRQLAERAARSGVLFADVAILAPVPRGRINSPLLISGTGADALLSLFTGWGIPAAGAGGEAGAAAGRKLLRSVFMKGLAASVLEAVTAAEAAGAKDWIISQIAAELGPSGDALVARMLEGTRLHAVRREAEMVGVREFLESLGTAHPVTDASIEWLHSLALRQQEQVADSPS; encoded by the coding sequence GTGCCCGATAGGCCGGTGGGAACGGCCGGCCCCGCTGTCGCCGTCCTGGGCCTGGGAGAAGCCGGGAGCATCTACGCCCAGGACCTGGCCGGCCGTGGACTGCGGGTGACGGGGACGGATCCGGTGGTCCAGGCAGTTCCGCCGGGGGTGCTGCAGGCCCCTGGAATCAGCGAAGCGGTGGCCGGCGCCGGCCTGGTGATCAGCCTGGTGGGTGCCGGCGCGGCGGAAACCGTCCTTGCGGAGGCGCTGGCCGCCATAGACCCGGAAGCCGTCTTCGCGGACCTGAACACCGCGGCACCGGGCCAAAAGCGGCAGTTGGCGGAACGGGCCGCCAGGAGCGGAGTCCTTTTCGCCGACGTCGCCATCCTGGCGCCCGTTCCCCGCGGGCGGATCAATTCGCCCCTGCTGATTAGCGGCACGGGGGCTGATGCCCTGCTGTCACTCTTCACCGGATGGGGTATCCCGGCGGCCGGCGCAGGCGGCGAAGCCGGTGCTGCCGCCGGCCGGAAGCTGCTCCGCAGCGTGTTCATGAAGGGACTGGCCGCATCCGTCCTGGAGGCGGTCACGGCCGCCGAGGCGGCAGGGGCAAAAGACTGGATCATCAGCCAGATCGCAGCGGAACTTGGCCCGTCAGGCGACGCGCTGGTGGCGCGGATGCTTGAGGGGACGCGGCTGCATGCCGTCCGGAGGGAGGCGGAGATGGTTGGGGTGCGGGAGTTCCTGGAGTCGCTCGGGACCGCCCATCCGGTAACGGACGCCAGCATCGAGTGGCTGCATTCGCTCGCGCTCCGGCAGCAGGAACAGGTTGCGGACAGTCCTTCCTGA
- a CDS encoding aminomethyl transferase family protein — translation MAPKSLQDVLDAAGNTVELLRNSQLGTYIYPVVPAEFTNWRREQRAWRETAVLYDQSHHMVNFFVKGPDALKLFSDTGINSFANFPVNTAKQFVPTASNGGVIGDGILFHLEDQEFVYVGRAPAANWLQFHAETGGYDVECTYDDRSPSRPYGQPVSRKYYRFQIQGPSAWQIIEKLNGGTLEQVKFFHMGHLGIAGEQVRTLRHGMAGAPGLEIWGPYEQHGKIRDAVLEAGAEFGLEPCGSRAYSSNTLESGWIPSPLPAIYSSDAERAYRQWLPATSYEAVNALAGSFVSGNIEDYYLTPWELGYGSFVKFDHDFIGRDALQGVDPAAQRKKVTLAWNDEDLAAIWASFLDRDKPGYQFFDVPNANYGSSNYDAVIDADGTGVGLSLFTGVTANERRGLSLATVDPNVEIGTEVRVVWGEPDGGSRKTTVEPHEQISVRAVVSPAPYAVTARTEYHGGWRTAAAGAR, via the coding sequence ATGGCCCCGAAATCCCTGCAGGACGTGCTCGATGCGGCGGGCAATACCGTCGAACTGCTGCGCAATTCCCAACTCGGCACCTACATCTACCCCGTGGTCCCGGCAGAATTCACCAACTGGCGGCGCGAGCAGCGCGCGTGGCGCGAAACCGCGGTGCTCTACGACCAGTCCCACCACATGGTCAACTTCTTCGTAAAGGGCCCCGATGCCCTGAAGCTCTTCTCGGACACCGGCATCAACAGCTTCGCCAACTTCCCGGTCAACACCGCCAAACAGTTCGTCCCCACGGCCTCCAACGGCGGGGTGATCGGCGACGGCATCCTGTTCCACCTGGAAGACCAGGAGTTTGTCTACGTGGGCCGCGCGCCGGCTGCGAACTGGCTCCAGTTCCACGCCGAAACCGGCGGGTACGACGTCGAATGCACCTACGATGACAGGTCGCCGTCGCGCCCGTACGGACAGCCGGTCAGCCGTAAGTACTACCGCTTCCAGATCCAGGGCCCCAGCGCCTGGCAGATCATCGAGAAACTCAACGGCGGAACCCTGGAGCAGGTGAAGTTCTTCCACATGGGCCACCTGGGCATCGCCGGGGAACAGGTGCGGACTCTGCGCCACGGCATGGCGGGAGCGCCGGGGCTTGAAATCTGGGGACCCTACGAACAGCACGGAAAAATCCGTGATGCCGTGCTCGAGGCCGGGGCTGAGTTCGGGCTGGAACCGTGCGGGTCGCGGGCCTACTCCTCGAACACACTGGAATCGGGCTGGATCCCCTCGCCGCTGCCGGCAATCTACAGCAGCGACGCCGAGCGCGCCTACCGCCAATGGCTGCCGGCAACCAGCTATGAAGCGGTCAACGCGCTCGCCGGCTCGTTTGTCTCCGGCAACATCGAGGACTACTACCTCACCCCCTGGGAACTGGGCTACGGCTCCTTCGTGAAATTCGATCACGACTTCATTGGCCGCGACGCCCTCCAGGGGGTCGATCCTGCTGCGCAGCGAAAAAAAGTCACCCTCGCCTGGAACGACGAGGACCTGGCCGCCATCTGGGCGTCGTTCCTGGACCGGGACAAGCCCGGCTACCAGTTCTTCGACGTCCCCAACGCCAACTACGGGTCCTCCAACTACGACGCCGTCATCGACGCCGACGGGACGGGGGTGGGCCTGTCGCTCTTCACCGGCGTGACGGCCAACGAACGCCGCGGCCTCTCGCTGGCCACGGTAGACCCCAACGTGGAGATCGGTACCGAGGTGCGGGTTGTCTGGGGCGAACCCGACGGAGGGTCCCGGAAGACTACCGTGGAACCGCATGAACAAATCAGTGTCCGGGCCGTCGTCAGCCCCGCCCCCTACGCGGTGACAGCCCGCACTGAATACCACGGCGGCTGGCGGACCGCTGCCGCCGGTGCCCGATAG
- a CDS encoding aminomethyl transferase family protein yields MTGTLQEALDRAASPVQLLRDSPAGPHVFPVRAEFSNWRSEQNSWRTACALLDQSHHMTDLFLSGPDAEGLLRGLAVNSFANFPVDRAKQFIAVNHSGQLIGDAILAHLDERSFNLVGHPMAIDWVQYHAETGGHDVKVSRDGNSIVRAGDPRLFRYELQGPTAMAIVEKLTGAPVPQLGFFHMGHLPIAGLQVRAIRHGMAGQPGFELFGPWAEGGRVRDALLQAGGEFGLTQVGAKGYSTANLESGWVPSPVPAVFTDERLRGYREWLPASAAGSLGGSFDSADIEDYFLTPYELGYGRSIAFDHDFVGREALEALSRTSSRRKVTLVWNPDDLQDVMGSILRPGLPAKYIDLPKARYALFQVDRVLQDGVTVGQSFDCGYIANEHSFVSLAAVEGLEDGAEVTVLWGEEPNSAKLQVEPHRQVPIRATVAPAPFVQYARESYRATH; encoded by the coding sequence GTGACAGGGACTTTGCAGGAAGCGCTGGACCGGGCCGCTTCACCGGTCCAGCTTCTACGTGATTCCCCGGCCGGCCCCCACGTTTTTCCCGTCCGGGCGGAGTTCAGCAACTGGCGCTCCGAGCAGAATTCCTGGCGTACGGCCTGCGCCCTCCTGGACCAGTCCCACCACATGACCGATCTCTTCCTCTCCGGGCCCGACGCGGAGGGGCTGCTGCGCGGGCTCGCGGTGAACTCTTTCGCGAACTTTCCCGTGGACCGTGCCAAGCAGTTCATTGCGGTGAACCATTCAGGGCAGCTCATCGGCGACGCCATTTTGGCACATCTTGACGAACGGTCCTTCAACCTGGTGGGCCACCCGATGGCCATCGACTGGGTGCAGTACCACGCCGAAACCGGAGGCCACGACGTTAAAGTTTCCCGGGACGGAAACTCGATCGTCCGCGCCGGTGACCCCCGCCTGTTCCGCTACGAGCTCCAGGGGCCCACCGCCATGGCCATCGTCGAAAAACTCACCGGCGCCCCGGTACCGCAACTCGGGTTCTTCCACATGGGGCACCTCCCCATCGCCGGACTGCAGGTCCGGGCCATCCGGCACGGCATGGCCGGACAGCCCGGCTTTGAGCTGTTCGGCCCCTGGGCAGAGGGCGGACGCGTCAGGGACGCGCTGCTTCAGGCCGGCGGGGAGTTCGGCCTGACCCAGGTGGGGGCAAAAGGCTATTCGACGGCGAACCTTGAGTCCGGCTGGGTGCCCTCGCCCGTGCCGGCGGTCTTCACGGACGAACGGTTGCGCGGCTACCGCGAATGGCTTCCGGCTTCAGCGGCCGGTTCCCTGGGCGGGAGTTTCGATTCAGCGGACATCGAGGACTACTTCCTGACCCCGTACGAGCTCGGGTACGGCCGCTCCATCGCGTTCGACCACGACTTCGTGGGGCGGGAGGCGCTGGAAGCGCTCTCCCGCACCTCCTCCCGCCGCAAGGTGACACTCGTCTGGAACCCCGACGACCTCCAGGACGTGATGGGTTCCATCCTGCGTCCCGGCCTCCCCGCCAAATACATCGACCTGCCCAAGGCCCGCTATGCCCTCTTCCAGGTGGACCGGGTGCTCCAGGACGGCGTCACGGTGGGCCAGTCCTTTGACTGCGGCTACATCGCCAACGAGCACTCTTTTGTTTCCCTGGCGGCGGTGGAGGGACTGGAGGACGGCGCCGAGGTCACCGTGCTCTGGGGCGAAGAGCCCAACTCCGCCAAACTGCAGGTGGAACCCCACCGGCAGGTCCCCATCCGAGCCACCGTCGCCCCCGCTCCCTTCGTGCAATACGCACGCGAGAGCTACCGCGCCACCCACTGA